The sequence TTCAAGCAAGCATTGGAACAGGAATTTGGCAGCATCAATGCGGGACTAGATTCAGCTAAGCCGCTTCAAAAAGACGTTAACTGTGATATCGCCATTGTCGGCGGTGGTTACACTGGTTTATGGACGGCGATTTTAATCAAACAGCAACAGCCTCAAAAGCACGTTGTGGTGATTGAAAAAGGTTTGTGTGGCAGCGGTGCTTCTGGCGCGAACGGCGGGTGTATGCTGACGTGGTCGACAAAGTATCCAACGTTGAAAAAACTCTATGGAAAAGAACAAGCGAAATGGCTGGTTAAGGAGTCTGAAAACGTTATTTACGAGATCGAGGCTTTCTGTAACGAACACAACATTGACGCGCATCTGTATCGCAGCGGTACTTATTACACGGCGACTAATCAAGCTCAAAAGGGTGGAATGGAGCCTGTTGTGAATGAATTGGTCAAGCAGGGCATAAATAGCTGGAAGAAGTGCGATCAGTCATTGCCTGATAAAGCCGGTTCAGATCGTCATATTGAAGGTTATTACTCGGAAGCCGCAGGCAGTGTGCAACCGGCTTTATTAGCGAGAGGCTTACGCCGAGTTGCGCTCGAATTAGGTGTCGAAATTCATGAAAACACTGAGATGACATCACTCGACTATGGCTCTCCGGCTCGAATTCAAACCAAAGGCGGGACGATCTATTCCGATAAAGTGATTTTGGCGCTCAACGCGTGGATGCTCGATCACTTCAAAGAGTTCAAACGCAGCATTGTGGTTGTCTCGTCAGATATGGTTGTGACCAAGTCAATCCCAGAAAAACTTAAACAGTTTGGTCCCGAAAAAGGAGTGGCGGTGGTGGATTCTCGAATCTTTGTTCATTACTACCGCGACACCCAAGATGGACGACTCATGCTGGGTAAAGGCGGCAACAAATTCTCGTTCGCGAATAAAGTCGAAAGCATGTTCAACCAAACCACCAACTATCTGCCGATTCTCAATCAATCATTCCAAAAGCTGTTCCCTAAACTGGAGCAGAGTGAATTCGATTACAACTGGTCGGGCGGTTCAGATCGTTCCGTCACAGGATTGCCATTTTTCGGTAATCTAAAAGGCCAAAACAACATCTATTATGGACTCGGTTACTCAGGTAATGGTGTGGCTCAAACTCGTATAGGCGGGAAGATTCTGTCATCTATGGTGCTTGATATCGATAACGCTTGGACGTGTTGTGGGTTGACCAAAGGACCGCTTGGGCATTTCCCTCCAGAACCATTCCGTTGGGTAGGCGCCATGATGGTTCGGGATGCGGTACGAAGAAAAGAGAACGCGGAAGATTCTGGTAACACGCCATTGTGGCTGGATAAGCAATTGGCAAAGCTCGCGGGTGCGGCAGGTAAAGCCGACAAGGTGGAGTAATTCCATGGTTTAGATTGTTCTTTATCAGTTAAGTCTGAGTAGTTTTTAAGTCTAAGTAGTTTTGGAAGTAGCAGTAATTTTTTGAGGTAACAGTAGGTTTGAAACAAGGTTGGTTTTTAAGTAAGAGCTGAGTTCGAAGTGAAATTTGATTTGAAGTGAGAATTGATATGACGACCCCTCTGTATGTATTTGATCTAGAAGAAACACTCATGGATGGTAACAGTGCCATGATTTGGAGCGAATTTTTGGTTGAGAAAGGCTTGGTTAATGATCCTAGTTTTTTGAACGAAGAACGCCGGTTAATGGCGTTGTATGTTCAAGGGATTCTTAATGAAGAGGCTTATCTTACATTTGCTACTCGTCCACTCAAGAATAAAACACATCGAGAGGTGTGTGATTTATTAGAGGAGTGCATTGATCGCAAAGTTCTAAGCAAGATCTTCCCTCACGTTATGCGCGAGAGTTGGTCGTTAAAAATACAAGATCAGCTGATGGTCATCTTATCTGCCGTTGTTTCATTTGTTCCCGCATGCGTAGCGAAAAGGCTCAATATTCCAAATGCAGTTAGCATTGAATTGGTGGAAGAGTCCGGTCAATATACGACTAAGATCTTAGGTCTTCCTAACCATCCATATGGGAAGTTCGTTGGCCTAAAAGAGTGGACTAGGGATTACCATAGCGTGTTTAGTCAGCAACAAGGTTGTGATTCAATCAACGACTTACCACACTATGAATTAGCCGACCGCCCTCACTTAGTCAATCCACACCAACGTTTTGGTACTCGTGTGGGATCTCCGCTATGGTGTGATGAGCTTAGTCATTGCTAGGAACTATTTCTGCTAGAAACAATCGTTACAAACAAAAGCATCTATTGATATTTGGCGGTGAGAAGCCCATTAGCTTTCATCGTCAAATACTTCTCGAACGGCAAACCCTTTAATGTAACTTATTGAACATTCGAACATGTTTAACATCATCCTCTATTCGAATGAGTTTTACTTCTGCAATATAACTGTCACTTAGCTTCTATAAATTTGTCACTCAACTGCAATATTCAAAGTTTAAATTTGGTATATACCATTTAAAGAGTGCTGTAGTATGAGCAACCAAACTTATTTGAATATCGAAAACGTTGTAAAGCAATTTGGCCAATTTACAGCGTTAAAAGACATCTCCCTATCGATAGATAAAGGCGAGTTCGTCTGTTTCCTTGGCCCATCTGGCTGCGGTAAAACGACCCTACTACGTGCGATTGCAGGACTGGATTTACCGACCTCAGGCTCGATTGAGCAGAATGGAGCGGATACGACGTTCCTACCGCCTGAGAAGCGCGATTTTGGCATCGTGTTCCAATCTTACGCTTTGTTCCCGAACCTTACTGTGGAAGAAAACATTGCGATTGGCCTTAAAAATCAAGGTATGTCGACCAAAGAAGCTCTAGAAGCGGTAGAGTCTTGGTTAGAAACCATTGGTTTACCAACATCTGGCCAGAAATACCCAAATCAACTGTCTGGTGGACAACAGCAACGCGTGGCTCTCGCTCGTGCATTGGCATTGTCTCCAGGTTTGCTACTCCTCGATGAACCGCTCTCTGCGCTTGACGCGAAGGTAAGAACACATCTGCGTGATGAGATCTGCCAATTGCAGCGTAAGTTGGGCATCACCACCATCATGGTGACTCATGATCAAGATGAAGCCTTAACCATGGCCGATCGTATTGTGGTCATGAATCATGGTGTTATCGAACAAGTGGGTGCTCCGCAAGAAATCTATCAAAACCCAGTCAGCCGCTTTGTCGCTGAATTCGTTGGTAGTATGAACTTCATTCAAGCTTCTGTTGCTGCGAAAGGAAAAATGCGTATTGCTGAGTCGATGTTACCGCTGCCAGTTTTAGATAACTTGACCCCAAAGCATGGCGATCGTTTTGATATCGCGGTGCGTCCAGAACAAATTCAGTTTGTTGACCGTTTTAACGAGTCTTTGCCAGTCAGAATCGTATCGAGCGAGTTCCTAGGGGCTTTCTATCGAGTTGAGTGCGAATTACAACATGATTCAACGGCGAAAGAGATCATCGTTGATGTGTCAGTCAAAGAGTTCAATCAATTGAAGCTGCGTCGCAGCGATATTCGTTACGTAGCGTTTGATGAAGAGGGCTTGAGAGCTTATCCCTCTGAAAGCTTACAGGCGATGAAAGACGAGGCTGCGTAACAATCATGGAATCGACTCAAATGATGCAATCTAAGCAGCTTATTCAACGACGAATGCAACCTTTCGTTGCTCGCTTAAGTAAAGACAACGTAATTCTGTTTGGGCTTTTGGCATTTTTGTCCGTAGTCATGACGCTGTTCATTCTGATGCCACTTTGGGCAATGTTGAAGAAAAGCGTTCAGAATTCAGATGGCGAGTTTGTAGGTTTACAAAACTTCGCAACCTACTTTTCTTCTCAAAGCCTTTGGCAATCAGTAGGTAACACCTTTACTTTGGGTCTACTGGTAACGGTTGTCGTTGGCGTATTAGCGTTTGGCTATGCCTATGCGTTGACTCGCTCATGCATGCCTTTCAAGGGGCTTTTTCAGGTGTTGGGTTCAGCGCCGATTCTAGCTCCGTCGTTGATTCCTGCGATCAGTCTGATCTTCTTATTTGGTAACCAAGGTATCGCCAAAGAAGTGTTAGGAGGAAATTCGGTATACGGTTTGATTGGTATCTCGCTTGGCTTAATATTTTGGACTTTCCCTCATGCCTTGATGATTCTGACCACCTCGTTAAGGACCTCAGATGCTCGTCTGTATGAAGCGGCACGCGCTCTCAATACTTCATCGCTCAAAACCTTTTTCATGGTGACGTTACCTGCAGCAAAGTATGGCTTGATCAGTACTCTGATCGTGGTGTTTACGCTGGTGGTTTGTGACTTTGGTGTGCCAAAGGTAATTGGTGGCAGCTACAACGTTCTATCGACGGATATCTTTAAACAAGTGGTAGGGCAACAGAATTTCTCAATGGGTGCAGTGACCAGTATTTTGTTGCTGTTGCCTGCATTACTCGCGTTTACAGTGGACCGCTGGGTTCAAAAGAAACAGAAGAGCTTGTTTGATACTCGATCCGTCGCGTACCAACCAGAACCAAATACAATGCGTGATGGCTTGTGTTTCCTTTATTGCACTATCATCTCAGCTGCTGTGGTTATCGTGCTAGGCATGGCGATATACGGTTCTATGGTCACGTTTTGGCCTTGGAACAAGGCGTTAACGCTAAACAATTATAACTTCGCAGAAATGAGTACCTATGGTTGGACGCCATTTTTCAACTCTTTAACCCTTGGTGGCTGGACTGCGGTTATTGGCACTGTTTTGATTTTCCTTGGTGCGTACTGCATTGAGAAGGGCAGAGCATTTGGACCGGTTCGTCAGGCAATGCAGATGCTTAGTGTTGTGCCAATGGCTGTTCCGGGCATGGTGTTGGGTTTGGGGTATATCTTCTACTTTAACGACTTGAGCAATCCACTTAACTTCTTGTATGGAACGATGGCGTTCTTGGTGATAAACACCGTGGTTCACTACTACACGGTAGGGCACATGACAGCGTTAACCGCATTAAAACAGCTGCCTTCAGAAATTGAAGCAACGGCGGCTTCGGTAAACCTACCTCAATACAAGTTGTTCTTTAAGGTGACGGTGCCTGTTTGTCTGCCAGCGATTTTAGATATTGCGACATACCTGTTTATTAATGCACTTACCACCACATCTGCGGTAGTATTCTTGTATTCTACCAATACGATTCCAGCGTCAGTTTCAGTATTGAATATGGATGATGCAGGGCAAACTGGTGCAGCCGCAGCCATGGCGGTAATGATCATGATATCCGCGGCGAGTGCTAAGTTGGTTCATATGCTAATCAACAAATTATTCGAGAAGCGCACCCAAGCTTGGCGTAAACGCTAGCGAACCATTTATATTGCAGTTGGCCAAGGAGTGGCTGACGACAAGAACAAGAATGAAAGGAAATTAAGTGCAGTACGTAAAAATTAAAGACGTCATTGTAGAGCAGATAGAGTCGGGGATGTTAACGCCACGACAGAAGCTGCCTGCAGAACGTAAGCTAGCTGAATCGTTTGATACAACACGAGTTACGTTGCGCGAAGCTTTGTCTTCACTTGAAGCGGAAGGGCGTATTTATCGAGAAGATCGACGTGGTTGGTTTATCTCACCGGATCCGCTTCGTTATGATCCGACGCAAACGCTAAACTTCACCAACATGGCTCTGTCGCAAAATCGTAAGCCGAAAACAGAGTTGGTGGCAGCGAAAGGGATGTTAGCAACCAAGGAAGCAACTAAGCTTCTTGAGCTTCAACCTTTTTCGGATGTTTATCGAGTAGATAGAGTTCGTTACCTTGAAGACAGGCCCGTTGTGTATGTAACGAACTATATTCGACCTGAGCTGTTCCCCAACTTGCTGGACTATGACTTGTCTAAGTCATTGACTGACATTTACCGAGAGCACTTTGGTGTGGTCTATCAGAAGATCCGTTACCGAGTAAGCACAACGTCTTTGCTTGGCGAAACGGCGCAAGCCCTGCGTGCGACTTCTGGCTCTCCAGCAATGGTTGTCGAACGTGTTAACTACAACCAAAACGGTGATTTGATTGACTGCGATATTGAGTATTGGCGTCACGACGCGATCAGTATTGAGTCGATCGCGCAGCTAGAGCGCTAGTCGTACGTTAAAAAGCTGGCACACATACAACTTGCTAGTTTTGCCCAATTGAAACGATCAAAGGTCTCTTATTTGGAGGCCTTTTTTATCCTCTGTTTTCAGCGACTGTTCTTATCAGTTATCAGTTATCAGTTATCAGTTATCAATTTAGGAATGAAATGGAATTCTCTGCCATTGTAATCGTGATAATTTCAGCTTTGCTTCATGCGGGTTGGAATGTCCTAGGTAAGTCTAATCAAGGATCGGGTTCGTCTTTCTTCTTAGCCTCTGGAGTTGCTGCCGCAGCGATATTGACTCCTTACTTAATCTGGTATGTTCACAGTGTTGGGCTGTCAAATATCTCCCTTCCATTTTGGCAACTGGTTTTCTTGAGTGGGATCTGTCAAATCGTCTATTTGATTGGGTTGGGTGCTGCTTATAAACAAGCTGATATCGGTGTGATTTATCCAATGGCTCGAGCACTTCCGGTGCTGATGGTTGGTTTGGGCACAGTGTTGATTGGTTATGAACTGTCGCCGAATCAGTGGATTGGTTTTGCACTGATTACATTGGGCTGTTTGTTTGTCCCGCTTAAGCAATTCTCTGAGTTGAGGCTCAAGGCTTACCTTAATCTTGGTGTGTTGTGGGCGTTAATCGCCGCCATTGGAACCACGGGTTACTCCATTATTGATAAAGAGGCGCTTCTATTATTAGAGCCTCTAAGTACACCCACCATTACTAACAAACACACAGCGGTTTTCTACCTGGGTATTCAGTTTTGGGCGATCGTGATTCCGCTTAGTATTTGGTTATTCGCAACCAACCAAAGAATCGAGTTTACTAATGCATGGATATTGCGCAGAAAAGCAACCATTGCTGGCATCATGATGGCATCGACCTATGGTCTGGTGTTGTTTGCAATGACCATGACAGAGAACGTCAGCTTGGTTGTCGCACTTAGGCAAGTAAGCATCATCTTCGGCGTAGTGATGGGGATCTACTTTTTAAAGGAAAAGTGGCACGTGACTCGCGGTGTAGGCGTCATTTTTATCATTGCTGGTTTAGTTATCTCACTGACTTAAAAAGAAATTAAAACACGCCTCCAACCTATAATGTGACTTTTCAGTCACATTTTCCTTATTGATAGCAAACGTTTTACTATTGTTAAAGATGTGATCCTTCTCATAGACAAGGTTGCAAAGTTACCGGTAACATACACCTCAACGTTACCGGTAACATATAACAACAAGCCGGACTCTGTGAAACTCATAAGGATACCCAAATGAAAGCTCTGACTAAAACGCTGATTGCTGTTTCCCTCACTGGTCTATTTGCTACTTCAGCAATGGCTGCAGACTTTAAACTTAAAATTCAATCTTCAGATCCATCTGGTGATTTGAACTTTAAGGTTCAGCAGAAGTGGGCTGAGCGTGTAGAGACGATGTCTAATGGACGTATCGATATCGATCTTCTTCCTGTTGGCGCTGTGGTTAAGCACACGGAAACGCTAGGCGCGATCAAAATGGGCATCCTAGATGGCCATATCACGGCAACAGGTTACTTCTCTGGTAAAGATCCAGCATTCGGCCTTATCGGTAACATGGTTGGTGCATGGTCTGACACAACTCAACTACTGCAATACATGAACTACGGTGGTGGTAACGAGCTAATGACTGAACTGTACAAGCCTTACGGTGTTCAGTTTGTTGGTGCTTCTACGACAGGTGTTGAGTCTTTCATTTCTAAAAAGCCAATCGATGGCGTAGCGGATCTTAAAGGTCTTAAACTGCGCGCTCCAGAAGGCCTAGTACAGCAAGTATTCGCAGCAGCGGGTGCGACCCCAGTAAACCTACCGGGTTCTGAAGTATTTACTGGTCTAAGCAAAGGCGTAATCGATGCCGCTGACTACACGGTATTTTCAACAAACCAAAAAGCGGGCATGAACGACATCGCAACGCACCCAGTTCAACCTGGTTTCCACTCTTTACCGCTTATCGATATTTCAGTATCTCAGAAGAAGTGGGACAAGATGCCTGCTGACCTACAGACTATTCTAAAAACGTCTGTACGTGACTTCTCTTACGACATGACAACTCAGCTGAAAATGGCTGACCAAGCTGCGCTTAAAGAAGCTCAAGCGAACCCAGAAATTACTATCCACGACTGGTCTCAAGAAGAGCGTAAGAAGTTCCGTGAAATCGCGAAGGGTCAATGGAAAGTATTTGCCGAGCGTTCTGACAACGCAGGGAAAGTTTACACCTCAGTAACTGTGTTCCTAGAAGAAAACGGCTTACTGTAATTCAAACTTAGTTTACTGACGGGGGAGGGCATTGCTCTCCCTTACTCTCCCAGGAAATTTTGGTCATGACAGATAAAACCTCTCACGCTCCAGCAGAAAACGACGAAAAGCCAAAAAATGCGCTTGATCGTCTCATTATAAAAATCAGTAATTTTGTTAGCTGGCTGTTCATTTTCACTGTATTGATTTCATTTTATGAAGTTGTGATGCGTTATGCATTTGATGCCCCAACCACATGGGTACACGAGACGGCTTCATTTATTGGTGGTTCCCTTTTCATTATTGGCGGCATCTACGCTTTCGCGGCTGATAAACATGTACGTGTTGTTCTAATCTACGATTCAGTGTCTAACCAAACACGTAAGTATCTTAATCTTGTTCACCACATTGTTGGTTTGGCCTTTGCGGGTATGTTGGCTTACGCGGCCTACTTTACTGCGGAAGAAGCGTGGTTTGCGCCTTGGGGTGAATTCCGTCTTGAGACATCAGGCTCAGTGTTAAACGCGCCTTATCCTGCGTTGTTGAAAGGCCTGATCTTTGTCGTTTTGTGTGTTCTTGTTGTCCAGTTTGTATTGCACCTAATCCAAGAGTTGATGGGTCTAAGGAAGAATGACGATGTTTGATTTA comes from Vibrio bathopelagicus and encodes:
- a CDS encoding FAD-dependent oxidoreductase → MTKHYSYWFKQALEQEFGSINAGLDSAKPLQKDVNCDIAIVGGGYTGLWTAILIKQQQPQKHVVVIEKGLCGSGASGANGGCMLTWSTKYPTLKKLYGKEQAKWLVKESENVIYEIEAFCNEHNIDAHLYRSGTYYTATNQAQKGGMEPVVNELVKQGINSWKKCDQSLPDKAGSDRHIEGYYSEAAGSVQPALLARGLRRVALELGVEIHENTEMTSLDYGSPARIQTKGGTIYSDKVILALNAWMLDHFKEFKRSIVVVSSDMVVTKSIPEKLKQFGPEKGVAVVDSRIFVHYYRDTQDGRLMLGKGGNKFSFANKVESMFNQTTNYLPILNQSFQKLFPKLEQSEFDYNWSGGSDRSVTGLPFFGNLKGQNNIYYGLGYSGNGVAQTRIGGKILSSMVLDIDNAWTCCGLTKGPLGHFPPEPFRWVGAMMVRDAVRRKENAEDSGNTPLWLDKQLAKLAGAAGKADKVE
- a CDS encoding haloacid dehalogenase-like hydrolase, whose protein sequence is MTTPLYVFDLEETLMDGNSAMIWSEFLVEKGLVNDPSFLNEERRLMALYVQGILNEEAYLTFATRPLKNKTHREVCDLLEECIDRKVLSKIFPHVMRESWSLKIQDQLMVILSAVVSFVPACVAKRLNIPNAVSIELVEESGQYTTKILGLPNHPYGKFVGLKEWTRDYHSVFSQQQGCDSINDLPHYELADRPHLVNPHQRFGTRVGSPLWCDELSHC
- a CDS encoding putative 2-aminoethylphosphonate ABC transporter ATP-binding protein, whose amino-acid sequence is MSNQTYLNIENVVKQFGQFTALKDISLSIDKGEFVCFLGPSGCGKTTLLRAIAGLDLPTSGSIEQNGADTTFLPPEKRDFGIVFQSYALFPNLTVEENIAIGLKNQGMSTKEALEAVESWLETIGLPTSGQKYPNQLSGGQQQRVALARALALSPGLLLLDEPLSALDAKVRTHLRDEICQLQRKLGITTIMVTHDQDEALTMADRIVVMNHGVIEQVGAPQEIYQNPVSRFVAEFVGSMNFIQASVAAKGKMRIAESMLPLPVLDNLTPKHGDRFDIAVRPEQIQFVDRFNESLPVRIVSSEFLGAFYRVECELQHDSTAKEIIVDVSVKEFNQLKLRRSDIRYVAFDEEGLRAYPSESLQAMKDEAA
- a CDS encoding putative 2-aminoethylphosphonate ABC transporter permease subunit encodes the protein MMQSKQLIQRRMQPFVARLSKDNVILFGLLAFLSVVMTLFILMPLWAMLKKSVQNSDGEFVGLQNFATYFSSQSLWQSVGNTFTLGLLVTVVVGVLAFGYAYALTRSCMPFKGLFQVLGSAPILAPSLIPAISLIFLFGNQGIAKEVLGGNSVYGLIGISLGLIFWTFPHALMILTTSLRTSDARLYEAARALNTSSLKTFFMVTLPAAKYGLISTLIVVFTLVVCDFGVPKVIGGSYNVLSTDIFKQVVGQQNFSMGAVTSILLLLPALLAFTVDRWVQKKQKSLFDTRSVAYQPEPNTMRDGLCFLYCTIISAAVVIVLGMAIYGSMVTFWPWNKALTLNNYNFAEMSTYGWTPFFNSLTLGGWTAVIGTVLIFLGAYCIEKGRAFGPVRQAMQMLSVVPMAVPGMVLGLGYIFYFNDLSNPLNFLYGTMAFLVINTVVHYYTVGHMTALTALKQLPSEIEATAASVNLPQYKLFFKVTVPVCLPAILDIATYLFINALTTTSAVVFLYSTNTIPASVSVLNMDDAGQTGAAAAMAVMIMISAASAKLVHMLINKLFEKRTQAWRKR
- the phnR gene encoding phosphonate utilization transcriptional regulator PhnR produces the protein MQYVKIKDVIVEQIESGMLTPRQKLPAERKLAESFDTTRVTLREALSSLEAEGRIYREDRRGWFISPDPLRYDPTQTLNFTNMALSQNRKPKTELVAAKGMLATKEATKLLELQPFSDVYRVDRVRYLEDRPVVYVTNYIRPELFPNLLDYDLSKSLTDIYREHFGVVYQKIRYRVSTTSLLGETAQALRATSGSPAMVVERVNYNQNGDLIDCDIEYWRHDAISIESIAQLER
- a CDS encoding EamA family transporter, with translation MEFSAIVIVIISALLHAGWNVLGKSNQGSGSSFFLASGVAAAAILTPYLIWYVHSVGLSNISLPFWQLVFLSGICQIVYLIGLGAAYKQADIGVIYPMARALPVLMVGLGTVLIGYELSPNQWIGFALITLGCLFVPLKQFSELRLKAYLNLGVLWALIAAIGTTGYSIIDKEALLLLEPLSTPTITNKHTAVFYLGIQFWAIVIPLSIWLFATNQRIEFTNAWILRRKATIAGIMMASTYGLVLFAMTMTENVSLVVALRQVSIIFGVVMGIYFLKEKWHVTRGVGVIFIIAGLVISLT
- a CDS encoding TRAP transporter substrate-binding protein, with amino-acid sequence MKALTKTLIAVSLTGLFATSAMAADFKLKIQSSDPSGDLNFKVQQKWAERVETMSNGRIDIDLLPVGAVVKHTETLGAIKMGILDGHITATGYFSGKDPAFGLIGNMVGAWSDTTQLLQYMNYGGGNELMTELYKPYGVQFVGASTTGVESFISKKPIDGVADLKGLKLRAPEGLVQQVFAAAGATPVNLPGSEVFTGLSKGVIDAADYTVFSTNQKAGMNDIATHPVQPGFHSLPLIDISVSQKKWDKMPADLQTILKTSVRDFSYDMTTQLKMADQAALKEAQANPEITIHDWSQEERKKFREIAKGQWKVFAERSDNAGKVYTSVTVFLEENGLL
- a CDS encoding TRAP transporter small permease subunit, with the translated sequence MTDKTSHAPAENDEKPKNALDRLIIKISNFVSWLFIFTVLISFYEVVMRYAFDAPTTWVHETASFIGGSLFIIGGIYAFAADKHVRVVLIYDSVSNQTRKYLNLVHHIVGLAFAGMLAYAAYFTAEEAWFAPWGEFRLETSGSVLNAPYPALLKGLIFVVLCVLVVQFVLHLIQELMGLRKNDDV